The nucleotide sequence GTGCGCCGGCCGGTAGAAGTCATGTCCGCGGACGATTTCGACGACGTCGGCGATCGCATCCTTGGACAGCATCATGCCGCCCAGTACTGACTGTTCGGCAGGAATGTCCTGGGGAGGCTTCCGGCTCGAGTCCGAAGCGCGAGTGCCCTCGATTGAGTCCAAGTGCGTAACTGACAAAGCCGTCCTCCATTTTTGTACCGCTGCAGGGCTGAACTCCCTGGCGGCCTGTAAAGCGCAGTGTGTGGCTAAACCGTCCGCCGGGGTTGCTCCGAGAATGTCAGGCAGCTCCGACAAAATAGCGGTATCCACAAGTTATCCACAGCCGCTTCCCTGAGATCGTCACCGTAAGCGGCTTTTTGCGACCAAGGAAACTCGACTCGGGGATATCCGTGCCCAAAATGGACACTTCAGACACGTTACAGCAGGTACCCGAAGGCCCCTGTGGATAAGCTGTGGAATACCACCTCCACGTTGTGCACAGACTGTGCACTACTCTGTGGATAGAGAAATTCTTTTGACGGAATCAACCCTCTGACCTGCGGAAACGCTTCTCACAAGCTGTGGACTAAAGAAAGATTCAGCGGAAAATCATCCACAGCCCCAAGGGTTCCAAGGAGGCCCGGAGTGGCTAAAAGCACCATAAACATGCCCCAAATGTGATGCATCTTACTTTTCGTGGCTGAATTTGACACTATCCTCTCAGAAGCCTATGCCCACCGTGGAATGTGCTGTGGATAACGCAGTTCTGGCATAAGCTCTAAGCATGGGGATGAACTTTGGTGACGTGTTGACGATTGCCCTTCCGCTTCTTGTCCTCCTGGGCCTGTTGTGGGCCTTGACTGCGGCCTTCAAACCACGGGACACCGGGGTGTCGGATGCTGAGAGATACCAGCGGGAACTGGCAGCCCGCTCCGCCGCGCACCAGGCTTCCCAGGTCCAAGAGGCGCTGGCCCTTCGAGCCCGCATCGAGGCCACCACCAAGCCGAGCCAAAACGAAGCCCAACACAGCCAGCAGACCGAGCAGAACCGCACGGCAGTCCAGGCGCAGGCCGCCCGTTCGCAGGCCGCCGGCCAGCAGGGCCACCAACCCGCTGTGCTTCCCAACGGCCAGCTCAACCCCCAGCTCGCCTTCGAGCTGCAGAACCTGGTCCGAAGCGGCAAAAAGATTGAAGCCATCAAAGTTCTTCGCCAAGCCACCCACTCAGATTTGCTTACCGCCAAGAACTACGTAGATCGGCTCTGACAACGCCATGGATTCCATCCTCATTCCGCTCCTGATCCTCATTGCGGTGGTGGCGGGAGTGCTCCTGCTCATTCATTCCTTCACCAAGCGCTCTGCTGAAACAAAGACGGGCAACGACGCAGCAAATGCGCCAATGGACCCCGTGGATCTGGCCAAGGAGTCTGCGGCCAAGCTCAACCAGGAACAGCACCGCCAGCTGTACTCGCTCATAGCCCAGGGCCAGGGCATGGCGGCGATCAAGCTGTATCTGCAGGCCACGGGTGAGGGGCTGCGGGCCTCGCGCAACGCCGTGGGCGCTTTGGCGGCACACCCGCAACCATTCACGCCGGAAGCCCCGGCCAAAGACCTGCTCGCGGATGACGACGATGAACCGGAGCGTTTTCCCTACCGCTACAGGGCAATCGTCAGCAAGGGTGACGTCACCCGCGAAGTCAGCAGCAATATGCTCAACGACGAAATCTACGGACGGATCCGCACGTTGGCCAAGAGCGGTGACGTGGAAGGCGCGGCCTTGGCCCTGACCCGCCATTCGGACATCAACATCAAGCAGGCCCGTGAATTCATCGAGCTTCTGGACGACTAGCTAGAAGTCAAAGAGGTCGCCCAGGAAGCCTTCCTTCTTCTTCCGTTTGCGGCCGTACTGGTCGCGGCCACCATCCCGCCGGTCGTAGTCCCGACGGTCACGGTCATGATGGTCGCGGTCATGATCGTGCCGGTCGCGGCGGTCCCTGTCGTCGTACCGCGGTTCCTGCGGACGGGATTCAAACGGGTTGTAGAGGGGCGGCGGGGCGATCGGCGGTTGTGGTGGCGCCTGCCGGCTGACGGCCGGGCCGGTCTCAGCTGCTACGCGGTCAATAATCTTGTCCAGCTCACCGCGGTCCAGCCACACTCCCCTGCATTGTGGGCAGCAGTCGATCTCCACGCCGCTTCGTTCGCTCATCACCAGGTCAATGGAATCCACAGGACACTTCATGCTTGCCCCAACGACCGGCACGCGCTAAAAGTTCGGCCTACCTGCCGGCTGAGATTCCGGCCAGCAGCTGCTCGAACGGTAACGACTCGAGGGCGTTGTCCTTGCGGTGCGGCTGCGGGCCGCTGAGCAGTTGCACGAGTTCACCCGCGGCCCGGTCCACCCGCGACGAAAGTGGCGAGGCGCCGTCGTCGGTGTTTCCCCAGTCCTGCGGCCCCGCGAAGACGCCCGTAGCCGCGATCCTGGTGCGCAGGTAGCTGAACAGGGGCCGCATGGCGTAGTCGAGGACCATCTGGTGGCGGTCGGTGCCGCCCGTCGCGCCCAGCAGTACGGCCTTGCCGTCCAGCGACTTGGGATCGAGGACGTCGATGAACGACTTGAACAGACCGCTGTAAGAGGCGCTGAAGACGGGGCTGACGGCGATGATGGCATCGGAATCCTCGACGCCGGCAATCACCTCCGCGAGGCGCGGTGCGGCGTAGCCGGTAACGAAGTTGTTGGCGATGTCCACCGCGAGGTCGCGCAGCTCGACGATGTCGATCTTCGCCTCATAGCCGGCTCCGCGCAGCTGCCGCTCGGCAGAAGCTGCCAGCTGGTCCGCCAGCAAGCGGCTCGACGACGGGACGCCGAGTCCGGCGGAAAGTACGGTGATGCGGCGGGTTTCCATGGCATTCTCCTGTTGCTTGTTCATCCAGCTTACATGCATTTGCATCTAAATCTAAGAACAGGGGCCCTTCCGGAAGTATTCCCTCCTGGCCTACGGAGTCTTGAGTTGCTGCAGGAACTCCACAGTAGCCGCGGCGATCTGCGCCTGCGCCACGGACCTGTCCACGCCCGGCTGACCGTCTCCGGGCTGCGCTCCGTAATTTCCAAAGAAGGCATGGTTCCCGCCTTGGACCGCGACAAACCTGGTGTCACCCGGCAGCAAGTCGCGGGAGGCCTCGATCTTCGCCGGAGTGCTGAGGCCATCTTCTGTTCCGGAAATGGACTCGACCATCAGCCCCGCACGCTCCCGGAGGGATTCCAAAGGGTAGGAGGCGTACAGAAGCAGCCCGTCCACATCGGCGTTGCCAAGCGCGAAGGAACTGGCACTCACCCCGCCGAGCGAGTGGCCTCCCACTGCCCACGTGGTGATGGCGGGGTGGGCGGCCATGGCGCTGCGGGCCTGGTCTCCGTCCAGCAAGCTGAGGTTCAGGGGCTCTTTCAGAATGACCACCAGGAACCCGGCATCGGCGGCGGGCTTGAGCAGGTCCACGTAGGCGCGGGCTTCAACCCGGGCGCCCGGATAGAACACCAAGCCTGTACTGACCTCACTCGCCTCGGGAGTCAGCACGATCGACGTCGGATCCTCGGTGATCGAAAA is from Paenarthrobacter nicotinovorans and encodes:
- a CDS encoding TFIIB-type zinc ribbon-containing protein; amino-acid sequence: MDSIDLVMSERSGVEIDCCPQCRGVWLDRGELDKIIDRVAAETGPAVSRQAPPQPPIAPPPLYNPFESRPQEPRYDDRDRRDRHDHDRDHHDRDRRDYDRRDGGRDQYGRKRKKKEGFLGDLFDF
- a CDS encoding FMN reductase, with product METRRITVLSAGLGVPSSSRLLADQLAASAERQLRGAGYEAKIDIVELRDLAVDIANNFVTGYAAPRLAEVIAGVEDSDAIIAVSPVFSASYSGLFKSFIDVLDPKSLDGKAVLLGATGGTDRHQMVLDYAMRPLFSYLRTRIAATGVFAGPQDWGNTDDGASPLSSRVDRAAGELVQLLSGPQPHRKDNALESLPFEQLLAGISAGR
- a CDS encoding alpha/beta hydrolase, with the protein product MADSPERRITRTPLLFWASVVCAAVLVLVPAWMLAGNPAVLRGHPLLPSLLVTAAVVGLLWGLLLWRRRRALRPRSVVRTVGAWLGRVAVLALVAMLFWLNPFAYQPPADQASGPASSFSITEDPTSIVLTPEASEVSTGLVFYPGARVEARAYVDLLKPAADAGFLVVILKEPLNLSLLDGDQARSAMAAHPAITTWAVGGHSLGGVSASSFALGNADVDGLLLYASYPLESLRERAGLMVESISGTEDGLSTPAKIEASRDLLPGDTRFVAVQGGNHAFFGNYGAQPGDGQPGVDRSVAQAQIAAATVEFLQQLKTP